In one Lolium rigidum isolate FL_2022 chromosome 3, APGP_CSIRO_Lrig_0.1, whole genome shotgun sequence genomic region, the following are encoded:
- the LOC124700064 gene encoding alpha-amylase/trypsin inhibitor-like, with amino-acid sequence MASSSVLRVLPVFLLVAATHAAQFTITNMCQFTVWAAAVPSGGGQQLDPGQDWQIDVPAGTTGGRVWARTGCRFDGAGNGWCETGDCGGVLQCTQYGQAPNTLAEFGLNQYEGQDFIDISVIDGFNVPLDFLPADGTSGCPKGGPRCDADMTAQCPAEFQAPGGCNNACTVFKEDQYCCTGSAANSCGPTDYSRFFKGQCPDAYSYPKDDATSIYTCPGGTNYQVIFCP; translated from the coding sequence ATGGCGTCCTCCTCCGTCCTGCGCGTCCTCCCTGTGTTTCTCCTCGTGGCCGCCACCCACGCCGCCCAGTTCACCATCACCAACATGTGCCAGTTCACCGTGTGGGCGGCGGCCGTGCCGTCCGGCGGGGGCCAGCAGCTCGACCCGGGGCAGGACTGGCAGATCGACGTGCCGGCCGGCACGACGGGCGGGCGCGTGTGGGCGCGCACGGGATGCAGGTTCGACGGCGCCGGCAACGGGTGGTGCGAGACGGGCGACTGCGGCGGCGTGCTGCAGTGCACGCAGTACGGGCAGGCGCCCAACACGCTGGCCGAGTTCGGGCTGAACCAGTACGAGGGCCAGGACTTCATCGATATCTCCGTCATCGACGGCTTCAACGTGCCCCTGGACTTCCTGCCCGCCGACGGCACGTCCGGCTGCCCCAAGGGCGGGCCGCGCTGCGACGCCGACATGACGGCGCAGTGCCCCGCCGAGTTCCAGGCCCCTGGAGGGTGCAACAACGCGTGCACGGTGTTCAAGGAGGACCAGTACTGCTGCACCGGGTCGGCGGCCAACAGCTGCGGGCCGACGGACTACTCGAGGTTCTTCAAGGGGCAGTGCCCGGACGCCTACAGCTACCCCAAGGACGACGCGACCAGCATCTACACTTGCCCCGGCGGCACCAACTACCAGGTCATCTTCTGCCCGTGA